One stretch of Pirellulales bacterium DNA includes these proteins:
- a CDS encoding transcriptional regulator, with protein sequence MSNAQRIIKQHADELPQDLEELIVAVEQLPEEQRMSLNPLLARVIESTKRRRRILSLVQDALSQLRLDMKYLMFDLEATRRERDDLRQQLEGN encoded by the coding sequence ATGAGCAACGCACAGCGGATCATCAAGCAGCATGCTGACGAGCTTCCCCAGGACCTCGAAGAGCTGATCGTGGCGGTCGAACAACTGCCCGAGGAGCAGCGGATGTCGCTCAACCCGTTGTTGGCCCGGGTGATCGAGAGCACCAAGCGTCGCCGGCGCATCTTGAGCCTTGTGCAGGACGCCCTGTCGCAGTTGCGGCTCGACATGAAGTACCTGATGTTCGATCTCGAAGCCACCCGCCGCGAGCGCGACGATCTTCGCCAGCAGCTCGAAGGCAACTGA
- a CDS encoding protein kinase — MSELTAEQIAQRTIDLNLLDDRQLQAVWGEFGRRNIAGDDFVQALVRRELLTNYQVERLLKGERTGFFYGPYKVLYRVATGSFARVYRAVDTKSGRIVALKVLRKRYCDEPAQTDQFAREGELGRTLRHPNIVPIYEVVSSGTSHFLVMEFVEGRNLREFVRVRQKLDPVEATHLMIGIADGMRYAHDRGVCHRDLKMTNVLISSRGVPRLVDFGLASEGDPTQDDPEDESSNPRTIDYAGLERATGVRKDDTRSDIYFMGCIFYNMLTGQPPLQETKDRIQRLSRTRYTDVVPIQKVDPALPKPVVHIVNKAMELDVSKRYQSPAEMFVDLNITARRMASGQDLNDEPGGETDEVEQALGSQKERDRWTARLLPTEQRRVLMIVEGSTRMQDVFRDGLKRSGYRVLLTSDPLRPASRFEDDEKAADCVIYSSGNLGHAAVDAFNDLGEHEKTRQIPAIMLLGQSQTAWLPQVKTDEHRPVLVMPLKLKEFRDTLARLVPPL, encoded by the coding sequence ATGAGCGAACTTACGGCCGAACAGATCGCCCAGCGGACGATCGATCTCAATCTGCTGGACGATCGCCAACTTCAGGCCGTGTGGGGCGAATTCGGCCGCCGCAATATCGCCGGCGACGATTTTGTCCAGGCCCTGGTGCGGCGCGAGCTATTGACCAACTACCAGGTCGAGCGCCTGCTCAAGGGCGAACGCACCGGGTTCTTCTACGGCCCGTACAAAGTGCTCTACCGCGTGGCGACGGGCAGCTTTGCCCGGGTCTATCGGGCCGTCGACACCAAGAGCGGCCGGATCGTCGCGCTCAAGGTCTTGCGCAAGCGCTATTGCGACGAGCCGGCCCAAACCGATCAATTCGCCCGCGAGGGCGAGCTCGGCCGCACGCTGCGGCACCCAAACATTGTGCCGATCTACGAGGTGGTATCGTCGGGCACATCGCACTTCCTGGTGATGGAATTCGTCGAGGGGCGAAACCTGCGCGAGTTTGTGCGCGTGAGGCAGAAGCTCGACCCGGTCGAGGCCACGCACCTGATGATCGGCATTGCCGACGGGATGCGCTATGCCCACGACCGCGGCGTGTGTCACCGCGATCTGAAGATGACCAACGTGCTGATTTCCAGCCGGGGCGTGCCCCGGCTCGTCGATTTCGGACTCGCCTCCGAGGGGGACCCGACGCAGGACGATCCCGAGGACGAATCGTCGAACCCGCGGACGATCGACTACGCCGGACTCGAACGGGCCACGGGCGTGCGCAAGGACGACACGCGCAGCGACATCTATTTCATGGGCTGCATCTTCTACAACATGCTCACCGGCCAGCCGCCGCTGCAAGAGACCAAGGACCGCATTCAGCGGCTCAGCCGGACGCGCTATACCGACGTGGTACCGATCCAGAAGGTCGATCCCGCGCTGCCCAAGCCGGTCGTGCACATCGTCAACAAGGCGATGGAACTCGACGTGTCGAAGCGCTATCAATCGCCCGCCGAGATGTTCGTCGATCTGAACATCACGGCCCGACGGATGGCCTCGGGCCAGGACCTGAACGACGAGCCCGGCGGCGAAACCGACGAGGTCGAACAAGCCTTGGGCTCGCAGAAGGAGCGCGATCGCTGGACCGCGCGGCTGCTGCCCACCGAACAGCGCCGCGTGTTGATGATCGTCGAAGGCAGCACGCGGATGCAGGACGTGTTTCGCGACGGCCTGAAGCGCAGCGGCTACCGCGTGTTACTGACCAGCGACCCCTTGCGACCCGCCTCCCGCTTCGAAGACGATGAAAAAGCGGCCGATTGTGTGATCTACAGCTCGGGCAACCTGGGCCACGCGGCGGTCGACGCCTTCAACGACTTGGGCGAGCATGAAAAGACCCGACAGATCCCGGCCATCATGCTGTTGGGCCAATCGCAGACCGCTTGGCTGCCGCAGGTCAAAACCGACGAGCATCGCCCCGTGCTGGTGATGCCGCTGAAGCTGAAGGAATTTCGCGACACGCTCGCCCGCCTCGTACCGCCCTTGTAG